Proteins from a genomic interval of Synechococcus sp. A15-28:
- a CDS encoding BadF/BadG/BcrA/BcrD ATPase family protein, whose amino-acid sequence MQLAGFDAGQTKTRCRVCRWGGDHWQTLGEGLGPGVSHLDAAGGDERFRQAVLISLKTALEGQADLRLDAAVIGASGIEQGTPLQPRATALLADALSLPRSQTLATGDERTALRGAFPDGDGIILISGTGMICIGRDRHGREHRCGGWGWMLDGAGSAFDLGHQGLQLTLQMADGRLPDHPLRQRMWEQLDCRSHADVKAWVVHPSRAAADLAALAPLLVEAADAGLPAAQMIVQHSAAALVCCSATVARELALQQPAVTGLGSVLLHQGSVQRAVEEGIVAEIPGARWAPSASDACWGALTMARELVLRPR is encoded by the coding sequence ATGCAGCTCGCAGGATTCGATGCCGGCCAGACCAAGACCCGCTGCCGGGTCTGCCGCTGGGGGGGGGATCATTGGCAGACCCTTGGGGAAGGACTGGGGCCTGGCGTTTCTCACCTCGATGCCGCCGGCGGTGACGAACGGTTCCGCCAGGCCGTGCTCATCAGCCTGAAGACTGCCCTTGAAGGGCAGGCGGACCTGAGGCTGGATGCTGCCGTGATCGGTGCCAGCGGCATTGAGCAGGGCACTCCCCTGCAGCCGAGAGCCACAGCGTTACTGGCGGACGCCTTGTCTCTCCCCCGGAGCCAAACCCTGGCCACCGGCGACGAACGCACCGCTCTGCGGGGAGCGTTTCCCGATGGTGACGGAATCATTCTGATCAGCGGCACCGGCATGATCTGCATCGGCCGGGACCGCCATGGGCGGGAACACCGCTGCGGCGGGTGGGGCTGGATGCTCGATGGCGCTGGTTCAGCCTTTGATCTGGGTCATCAGGGTTTGCAACTGACCCTGCAAATGGCGGATGGGAGGCTGCCGGACCACCCCCTGCGCCAGCGGATGTGGGAGCAACTGGATTGCCGCAGCCATGCCGATGTCAAAGCCTGGGTGGTGCACCCGTCTCGCGCTGCCGCAGACCTGGCCGCCCTGGCGCCGCTGCTGGTGGAAGCCGCTGACGCCGGCCTTCCGGCAGCACAGATGATCGTCCAGCATTCGGCTGCAGCTCTGGTGTGCTGCTCCGCCACGGTGGCTCGGGAACTCGCCCTGCAGCAGCCGGCGGTAACGGGGCTCGGCAGCGTGCTGCTGCACCAGGGCAGTGTTCAACGGGCGGTTGAGGAGGGAATCGTCGCTGAGATCCCCGGTGCACGCTGGGCACCCTCTGCGTCGGATGCCTGCTGGGGCGCACTCACCATGGCCCGAGAGCTGGTGCTCAGGCCGCGTTGA
- a CDS encoding IctB family putative bicarbonate transporter: protein MADATDHPSSSLLLRWRGCLTATAAVQQRLERLSGVVLTLLLASLPFVTRSGLGLEIAAAGLLWLLWSLITPAEGIGAISRWVLLYLAIALVSTGFSPVPIAATKGLLKLASYLGVFALMRTLLERQIIWWDRLLAALLGGGLLSSVLALRQLYASTEELAGWADPNSVSAGTIRIYGPLGNPNLLAGYLLPLVPLACIAALRWRRLSYRLVAAATALLAGAATLFTYSRGGWLGLLVALALAGLLLLLRGTAHWPPLWRRLLPLGALVVGGIVLALAITQLEPIRTRAMSLLAGRGDSSNNFRINVWLAALDMVQDRPWLGIGPGNTAFNSIYPLYQQPKFNALSAYSVPLEILVETGIPGLLACLGLLLSSIQRGLRIHGPQGLIAIGSLAAIAGLLTQGITDTIFFRPEVQLIGWFALASLSVSWLRK, encoded by the coding sequence ATGGCCGATGCCACTGATCACCCGTCCAGCTCACTGCTCCTGCGCTGGCGGGGATGCCTGACGGCGACGGCGGCCGTGCAGCAGCGGTTGGAGCGGCTCTCGGGGGTGGTGCTGACGCTGCTGCTGGCCAGCCTGCCCTTCGTGACCCGCAGTGGCCTGGGGCTGGAAATCGCCGCCGCCGGCCTGCTTTGGCTGCTCTGGTCACTGATCACCCCCGCTGAAGGGATCGGAGCCATCAGCCGCTGGGTGCTGCTTTACCTCGCCATCGCTTTGGTCAGCACAGGGTTCTCGCCTGTGCCGATCGCGGCCACCAAGGGCCTGCTGAAGCTGGCCAGTTACCTGGGGGTGTTCGCCCTGATGCGCACGCTGCTGGAACGGCAGATCATCTGGTGGGACCGACTGCTGGCCGCCCTGTTGGGAGGGGGTCTTTTGAGCAGTGTCCTGGCGCTGCGGCAGCTGTATGCCTCCACCGAAGAGCTCGCCGGCTGGGCCGATCCCAACTCCGTGAGTGCCGGCACGATTCGCATTTACGGGCCGCTGGGGAATCCCAATCTCCTGGCGGGCTACCTCCTGCCCCTGGTGCCGTTGGCGTGCATTGCCGCGTTGCGCTGGAGGCGGCTGAGTTACCGGCTGGTCGCTGCGGCGACAGCCCTGCTGGCGGGGGCCGCCACGCTGTTCACCTACAGCCGCGGCGGCTGGCTGGGTCTCCTGGTGGCCTTGGCCCTGGCGGGACTGCTGCTGCTGCTCCGCGGCACAGCCCACTGGCCTCCCCTGTGGCGACGCCTGCTGCCCCTTGGCGCCCTGGTGGTTGGAGGCATCGTTCTGGCATTGGCGATCACTCAGCTGGAACCGATCCGCACCCGGGCAATGAGCCTGCTGGCCGGTCGCGGTGACAGCTCCAACAACTTCCGCATCAATGTGTGGCTGGCGGCGCTCGACATGGTTCAAGACCGTCCCTGGCTGGGGATCGGGCCCGGCAACACCGCCTTCAACAGCATCTACCCACTTTATCAGCAGCCGAAGTTCAATGCCCTCAGCGCTTACTCCGTGCCGCTAGAAATCCTGGTGGAGACTGGTATTCCAGGGCTGCTGGCCTGCCTGGGACTGCTGCTGAGCAGCATCCAGCGCGGACTCCGCATCCACGGGCCGCAGGGGTTGATCGCCATCGGCAGCCTCGCCGCCATTGCCGGACTGCTCACCCAGGGCATCACCGACACGATCTTCTTCCGACCGGAGGTGCAGCTGATCGGCTGGTTTGCTCTTGCCAGCCTCAGCGTCAGCTGGCTGCGAAAGTGA
- the trmB gene encoding tRNA (guanosine(46)-N7)-methyltransferase TrmB → MRQHVNPLSRFFQLPLQLPSPAELFVHPDQPIHLDIGCARGRCILGLAELNPAWNHLGVEIRRPLVTSADRDAVASGNGNVRVLFCNANISLESWLAALPDDRLQRVSVQFPDPWFKRRHRKRRVLQPALLLAIAAALQPGRELFLQSDVLAVIEPMVALTELSGCFNRPESDARPWRDDNPLAVPTEREQYVLDKNLPVYRVLYQRNAHPLPDAEALENRWQELDNPAETVFTDA, encoded by the coding sequence TTGCGCCAGCACGTCAATCCCCTCAGCCGCTTCTTCCAGCTGCCGCTGCAGCTGCCGTCTCCCGCAGAGCTGTTCGTCCACCCCGACCAACCGATTCATCTCGATATCGGTTGTGCCCGTGGACGCTGCATCCTGGGACTCGCTGAACTGAACCCGGCCTGGAACCATCTGGGCGTGGAGATTCGACGCCCCCTGGTGACCTCCGCCGACCGCGATGCCGTCGCCAGTGGCAACGGCAATGTGCGTGTGCTGTTCTGCAATGCCAACATCAGCCTGGAAAGTTGGCTTGCCGCGCTGCCGGACGACAGGTTGCAGCGGGTTTCCGTGCAATTTCCCGACCCGTGGTTCAAACGCCGGCATCGCAAGCGGCGTGTTCTGCAGCCCGCTCTGCTGCTGGCCATCGCGGCGGCCCTTCAGCCCGGGCGAGAGCTGTTTCTGCAGAGCGATGTGCTGGCGGTGATCGAACCGATGGTGGCCCTCACGGAACTGAGCGGTTGTTTCAACCGTCCTGAATCGGATGCGAGACCCTGGCGGGATGACAACCCCCTGGCCGTCCCCACGGAACGGGAGCAGTACGTCCTCGATAAAAATCTTCCCGTGTATCGGGTGCTCTACCAGCGCAACGCACATCCACTCCCCGATGCGGAGGCACTGGAAAACCGCTGGCAGGAGCTCGATAATCCCGCTGAGACGGTCTTCACTGACGCCTAG
- a CDS encoding FIST N-terminal domain-containing protein → MAPFSPLDWIRSATSSPSCRSALSTRPSMEEAVRDVVSQLGRRGEADLALVFASTGYASDLPRLLPLLRRELRSRHWLGAAGGGVVGTRADGSAAEIEQAPSLSVTLLNLPGADIETVALSTAKLPDLDGSAQRWQDWSGLNPDQCRSQILLIDPTSSNINDLISGMDYAFPAAEKIGGIACTHNAPHGSLLFDDRVVTGAVICSIGGDWRLDSVVAQGCRPIGPVFSIEQVQRNVVLELSDGERRDTPVACLQRILADLTEVEREQVRHSLFLGIERRNLQLTPNSLEGDGGAFLVRNLIGVDPNNGAVAVADRVRPGMNVQFQLREADASRHEALHLLRSSIEGTESAPVFGLLMACLGRGQGLFGQPDGDVTLARSVMPNLPMAGAFCNGEIGPVAGSTHLHGYTACWGLLRQDPPSNAD, encoded by the coding sequence ATGGCCCCTTTCTCTCCCCTCGACTGGATTCGCTCTGCGACCTCATCGCCCAGTTGTCGGTCGGCCCTCTCCACTCGTCCCTCGATGGAGGAAGCGGTTCGCGACGTCGTCAGCCAGCTGGGTCGACGGGGGGAAGCGGATCTGGCCTTGGTGTTCGCCTCGACGGGGTACGCCAGCGACCTGCCCCGACTGTTGCCGCTCCTGCGCCGGGAGTTGAGGTCCAGGCACTGGCTTGGAGCCGCCGGAGGAGGTGTTGTTGGTACCCGCGCCGATGGCAGTGCCGCCGAAATCGAGCAGGCGCCGTCCCTCAGCGTGACCCTGCTGAATCTGCCCGGTGCCGACATCGAAACCGTGGCTCTCTCTACGGCGAAGCTGCCGGATCTCGACGGTTCTGCTCAGCGATGGCAGGACTGGAGTGGCCTCAATCCAGACCAGTGCCGCAGCCAGATCCTGCTCATCGATCCCACCAGCAGCAACATCAACGATCTGATCAGCGGCATGGACTATGCCTTTCCAGCCGCTGAGAAAATCGGCGGAATTGCCTGCACGCACAATGCACCCCACGGCTCACTGCTGTTCGATGACCGCGTGGTGACCGGCGCGGTGATCTGCTCCATCGGCGGCGATTGGCGCCTGGACAGCGTGGTGGCTCAAGGATGCCGTCCGATCGGGCCGGTGTTTTCAATCGAGCAGGTTCAGCGCAACGTGGTGCTTGAACTGAGTGACGGGGAACGTCGCGACACCCCGGTGGCCTGCCTGCAGCGGATCCTGGCGGACCTGACCGAGGTGGAACGGGAGCAAGTCCGTCATTCCCTCTTTCTCGGCATCGAACGCCGAAACCTGCAGCTCACCCCCAACAGTCTTGAAGGTGATGGTGGCGCCTTCCTGGTGCGCAATCTGATCGGGGTGGATCCCAACAACGGTGCCGTGGCCGTTGCCGACCGGGTGCGTCCCGGGATGAATGTTCAGTTCCAGCTGCGGGAAGCTGACGCCTCCCGCCATGAAGCGCTCCACCTGCTGCGCTCATCGATCGAGGGCACAGAATCCGCTCCCGTGTTCGGTCTGCTGATGGCCTGCCTGGGGCGTGGCCAGGGATTGTTCGGCCAGCCGGATGGCGATGTGACCCTGGCCAGATCGGTGATGCCGAACCTGCCGATGGCCGGTGCCTTCTGCAATGGTGAAATCGGCCCGGTCGCCGGATCCACGCATCTTCACGGCTACACCGCCTGCTGGGGGCTGCTGAGGCAGGATCCTCCCTCCAATGCCGATTGA
- a CDS encoding DUF3177 family protein yields MNELSYRVLVWLTYRLAATVALGLPLVLLVWSAWRREPVVQRLLGLYWKVASLMVISLLLLTDERPLGYLTAVLAPVLMVVSVWFWVDLNEELADQPTWRALPLTVRLWRWALSGFGVISLVMTTTGLRCMESQASPDCSAWLEAPQGIHQVVETVFDFVFGGQWSEAVAAFVGYVALVAYLAGLLQWLLVRLPRYGRVAGEF; encoded by the coding sequence GTGAACGAGCTTTCCTATCGGGTGCTGGTATGGCTCACCTATCGGCTGGCGGCCACGGTGGCTCTGGGACTGCCGTTGGTGCTGCTGGTCTGGTCGGCCTGGCGGCGTGAGCCTGTGGTGCAGCGCCTGCTTGGTCTGTACTGGAAAGTGGCCAGCCTGATGGTGATCAGCCTGCTGTTGCTCACCGACGAGCGTCCCTTGGGCTACCTCACCGCTGTCCTGGCGCCCGTTCTGATGGTGGTGAGTGTCTGGTTCTGGGTGGATCTCAACGAGGAACTGGCGGACCAGCCCACCTGGCGTGCGTTGCCGCTGACCGTACGTCTCTGGCGCTGGGCCCTCAGCGGATTTGGTGTGATCAGCCTGGTGATGACCACCACGGGGCTGCGCTGCATGGAGTCCCAGGCCAGCCCCGATTGTTCCGCCTGGCTTGAGGCCCCACAGGGCATTCATCAGGTGGTGGAAACCGTGTTTGATTTCGTCTTCGGAGGTCAGTGGAGCGAGGCTGTTGCCGCTTTCGTGGGCTACGTGGCTTTGGTGGCTTATCTCGCCGGACTGCTCCAGTGGCTGCTGGTGCGTCTGCCCCGCTACGGCCGTGTCGCTGGTGAGTTCTGA
- the ileS gene encoding isoleucine--tRNA ligase: protein MSKETRDAAAEGRPSYKDTLNLLQTGFGMRANAVKREPELQAFWSSNGIDGQLGLQNSGPTFTLHDGPPYANGALHMGHALNKVLKDVINKYQVMQGRQVRYVPGWDCHGLPIELKVLQSMDPEQRQALTPIKLRKKAAAYARKQVDGQMKGFQRWGIWADWEQPYLTLQKEYESAQIRVFGEMVLKGHIYRGLKPVHWSPSSRTALAEAELEYPDGHTSPSVYVAFPAVELPAALRDAVKQEGLDLPSDPKALGEGLQVAIWTTTPWTLPANLAVSVNERLDYALAEDGAGRLLLVAADLIESLSKTLECPLKQRATVKGALLAGLIYRHPLLDRTSPVVIGGEYITTESGTGLVHTAPGHGVDDFHTGQKNGLPVLCPVDEGGTLTDEAGPFAGLNVLKDANPKIIEALESAGALLKQEAYGHRYPYDWRTKKPTIFRATEQWFASVEGFRQKALDAIAAVQWTPASGRNRIESMVKERGDWCISRQRTWGVPIPVFYNRSNGEVLLNADTLSHIESLIAEHGADVWWEKDEAELLPAAYADQADQWHKGTDTMDVWFDSGSSWAAVSSQRETLSYPADLYLEGSDQHRGWFQSSLLTSVAVNGHAPYKRVLTHGFALDEKGRKMSKSLGNVVDPMVIIEGGKNQKQEPPYGADVLRLWVSSVDYSADVPIGAGILRQLADVYRKVRNTSRYLLGNLHDFNPETDGIAVADLPLLDRWMLQRTAEVMDEITEAFEGYEFFRFFQLLQNFCVTDLSNFYLDIAKDRLYVSAPQDKRRRSCQTVMALIIERLAGFIAPVLCHMAEDIWQNLPYRVQETSVFQRGWPSAPTEWRNDTLTAPVQQLRDLRAAVNKVLEDCRGRQELGASLEAAVRIEARSPEMQAALSWLSDNADPEVDGLRDWLLVSQLQLGGEPWAEVLASHDDELASIEVSRARGTKCERCWHYEGDVGQHPEHPHICGRCVGVLGRRTHQLA from the coding sequence GTGAGCAAGGAGACGCGCGACGCCGCCGCTGAGGGCCGTCCCTCCTACAAAGACACGCTCAACCTGCTGCAGACCGGCTTCGGCATGCGCGCCAATGCGGTGAAGCGGGAGCCGGAGCTGCAGGCCTTCTGGAGCAGCAACGGAATCGATGGGCAGCTGGGGCTGCAGAACAGTGGCCCCACATTCACGCTGCACGACGGGCCTCCTTACGCCAATGGCGCCCTGCACATGGGTCACGCCCTGAACAAGGTGCTCAAGGACGTCATCAACAAGTACCAGGTGATGCAGGGCCGCCAGGTGCGCTACGTGCCGGGCTGGGACTGCCATGGCCTGCCGATCGAGCTGAAGGTGCTGCAGTCGATGGACCCGGAGCAGCGCCAGGCGCTGACCCCGATCAAGCTGCGCAAAAAAGCCGCCGCCTATGCCCGCAAGCAGGTGGATGGCCAGATGAAAGGTTTCCAGCGCTGGGGGATCTGGGCTGACTGGGAGCAGCCGTATCTGACCCTGCAGAAGGAATACGAATCAGCTCAGATTCGCGTCTTCGGCGAGATGGTGCTCAAGGGGCACATCTACCGCGGCCTGAAACCGGTGCACTGGAGCCCGAGCTCCCGCACAGCCCTGGCAGAAGCCGAACTGGAATATCCCGACGGTCACACCAGTCCCAGCGTCTATGTGGCTTTTCCGGCGGTGGAGCTGCCGGCGGCGCTGCGGGATGCAGTCAAGCAGGAGGGCCTGGACCTGCCCTCTGACCCCAAAGCCCTGGGCGAGGGTCTTCAGGTCGCGATCTGGACCACAACGCCCTGGACCCTCCCTGCGAACCTGGCGGTTTCGGTGAATGAACGGCTCGATTACGCCCTGGCCGAGGACGGCGCAGGCCGCCTGCTGCTGGTGGCAGCTGACCTGATCGAGTCGCTCTCCAAAACCCTGGAATGTCCCCTCAAGCAGCGCGCCACGGTGAAAGGTGCCCTGCTTGCCGGTCTCATCTACCGGCATCCCCTGCTGGACCGCACCAGCCCGGTGGTGATCGGCGGGGAGTACATCACCACCGAATCGGGCACAGGCCTCGTTCACACCGCGCCTGGTCACGGCGTCGACGACTTCCACACCGGCCAGAAGAACGGCCTGCCGGTGCTCTGCCCTGTCGACGAAGGCGGCACCCTCACCGATGAAGCCGGGCCGTTCGCGGGCCTGAATGTGCTCAAGGACGCCAACCCCAAGATCATCGAAGCTCTGGAGTCGGCTGGGGCCCTGCTCAAGCAGGAGGCCTATGGCCACCGCTACCCCTACGACTGGCGCACCAAGAAACCCACCATCTTCCGGGCCACGGAACAGTGGTTCGCCTCCGTGGAAGGGTTCCGCCAAAAGGCCCTGGATGCGATCGCCGCCGTGCAGTGGACCCCAGCATCGGGTCGCAACCGGATCGAATCGATGGTGAAGGAGCGGGGCGACTGGTGCATCTCCCGTCAGCGCACCTGGGGCGTACCGATCCCGGTCTTCTACAACCGCAGCAACGGCGAGGTGCTGCTCAACGCCGACACCCTGAGCCACATCGAGTCGCTCATCGCCGAACACGGCGCTGACGTCTGGTGGGAGAAAGACGAAGCCGAGCTGCTACCTGCCGCCTACGCCGACCAGGCCGACCAGTGGCATAAAGGCACCGACACGATGGATGTTTGGTTCGACTCAGGCTCCAGCTGGGCTGCTGTCTCAAGCCAACGCGAGACGCTCAGCTATCCCGCTGACCTGTATCTGGAAGGGTCCGACCAGCACCGCGGCTGGTTCCAGAGTTCCCTGCTCACCTCTGTTGCCGTGAATGGCCACGCTCCCTACAAGCGGGTGCTCACCCATGGCTTCGCCCTGGACGAGAAGGGGCGAAAGATGAGCAAATCCCTCGGCAATGTCGTTGATCCGATGGTGATCATCGAGGGCGGTAAGAACCAGAAGCAGGAACCGCCCTACGGCGCTGATGTGCTGCGGCTCTGGGTGAGCTCGGTGGACTACTCCGCCGATGTGCCGATCGGGGCCGGCATCTTGCGGCAACTGGCCGATGTCTACCGCAAGGTGCGCAACACCAGCCGTTATCTGCTCGGCAATCTGCACGACTTCAACCCAGAGACCGACGGGATTGCCGTGGCGGACCTGCCGCTGCTCGACCGCTGGATGCTGCAGCGCACCGCTGAGGTGATGGATGAGATCACAGAGGCCTTCGAGGGCTACGAATTTTTCCGCTTCTTCCAGCTGCTGCAGAACTTCTGCGTCACCGACCTTTCCAACTTCTACCTCGACATCGCCAAAGACCGTTTGTATGTGAGCGCCCCCCAGGACAAGCGCCGGCGCAGCTGTCAGACCGTGATGGCCTTGATCATCGAACGGTTGGCCGGCTTCATCGCTCCGGTGCTGTGTCACATGGCCGAAGACATCTGGCAGAACCTTCCTTACCGAGTCCAGGAAACCTCGGTGTTCCAGCGCGGATGGCCCTCCGCTCCGACCGAGTGGCGCAACGACACGCTCACAGCACCCGTGCAGCAACTCCGCGACCTGCGGGCGGCGGTGAACAAGGTGCTGGAGGATTGCCGCGGCCGGCAGGAACTTGGCGCCTCATTGGAGGCGGCCGTACGGATCGAAGCCCGCAGTCCCGAGATGCAAGCTGCCCTGTCCTGGCTCAGCGACAACGCTGATCCTGAGGTGGATGGCCTGCGGGATTGGCTTCTGGTGTCCCAGCTGCAGCTGGGCGGTGAACCCTGGGCGGAAGTGCTCGCCAGTCACGACGACGAGCTGGCATCGATCGAGGTGAGCCGAGCGCGGGGGACCAAATGCGAGCGCTGCTGGCACTACGAGGGGGATGTTGGTCAGCACCCGGAGCATCCCCACATCTGCGGACGCTGTGTTGGCGTTCTGGGACGCCGGACTCACCAGTTGGCCTGA
- a CDS encoding Ycf66 family protein yields MLATLSGDVCLLFGLALLLLPLLAVELSRPRDGVWGAVVLLLGLVLVTSSDRLRGAPMLAVLCGGLLISRLSAEVGQARWRALSDEEQARLRSVDHWLTGLRQLGSAAGGLSEGLGGMAKQLKPAGKSGVSGKKWVRPESDDKEPTEPTPSIEPSPEPSESEGED; encoded by the coding sequence ATGCTTGCGACCCTGAGCGGCGACGTTTGCCTGCTGTTCGGTCTCGCCCTGCTTTTGCTGCCCCTGCTGGCGGTGGAACTGAGCCGGCCGCGAGACGGGGTGTGGGGAGCTGTTGTTCTGCTGCTGGGTCTGGTGCTGGTGACCAGCAGCGACCGGTTACGGGGAGCTCCGATGCTGGCGGTCCTCTGTGGCGGACTCCTGATCAGTCGGCTCAGTGCGGAAGTGGGGCAGGCCCGCTGGCGAGCCCTCAGTGACGAGGAACAGGCGCGGCTGCGGTCGGTGGACCACTGGTTGACAGGTCTGCGCCAGCTCGGCAGCGCCGCCGGAGGTCTTTCCGAAGGCCTCGGGGGCATGGCCAAGCAACTGAAGCCCGCTGGGAAATCAGGCGTGTCCGGGAAGAAATGGGTGCGCCCCGAATCAGACGACAAGGAGCCGACGGAACCGACTCCCTCAATCGAGCCCAGCCCGGAACCCAGCGAAAGCGAGGGCGAAGACTGA
- a CDS encoding zinc ribbon domain-containing protein has product MHDTFLSSQLQCLKCGHTENADVNAAKNILQSAMGE; this is encoded by the coding sequence GTGCATGATACCTTCCTATCATCTCAACTCCAGTGCCTGAAATGCGGACACACCGAGAACGCTGATGTGAATGCTGCAAAGAACATTCTTCAATCAGCGATGGGTGAGTGA
- a CDS encoding DUF3303 family protein, with protein MIGRYHAPGSLEGWIVLKTDDPKAIYQHAAEWGEFLNWETTPVFTDEEAGQIVAKINN; from the coding sequence ATGATAGGAAGGTATCATGCACCTGGTTCTTTAGAGGGTTGGATAGTCTTAAAGACTGATGATCCCAAAGCAATATATCAACATGCAGCTGAATGGGGTGAATTCTTGAATTGGGAGACCACACCTGTATTTACTGATGAGGAAGCTGGTCAAATAGTCGCCAAAATCAACAATTAG
- a CDS encoding ATP-grasp domain-containing protein, with protein sequence MGTDEDEKVIVNTKDLLERARDGLKIALVYAGDKNEPDAVIERQINSRDWKSYRVVAENIAETLEAEGFSDVVVLPEDRHLGDVISRSNIDLVWLNSGGVQGINPMAHAPALLEMLGVPYIGHNPLAVSILDNKHVFKSMCMAASLPTARSVVIDPSSEGWNFIYSEHFESVFYGFPGPFVIKPVSGRASKNVYFVDSKREVKHAVEKVWNETNYLCLVEEYLPGREFAISIMGSRVRQDGEFVIHDGPFAFSAVQRVFEPHEKIFASMDEKPITDDRIRLLDLSRESGLIREMEHLARQVFAWFTLSSLVRLDLRESGDGELHLLEANPKPDLKRPSEHSASITCRGLAQRKMSYADLIVSILAERLTVLAKTGKKDSAILKKLMVTS encoded by the coding sequence ATGGGCACTGATGAAGATGAAAAAGTAATTGTGAATACCAAAGACTTACTTGAACGGGCTCGTGATGGCCTTAAGATCGCCCTTGTTTATGCGGGTGATAAAAATGAGCCCGACGCTGTAATCGAGCGACAAATCAACAGCCGAGATTGGAAAAGTTATCGAGTAGTCGCTGAAAATATCGCTGAGACGCTCGAAGCAGAGGGGTTCTCCGATGTGGTTGTATTGCCCGAGGACCGTCACCTCGGAGACGTAATAAGTAGATCCAATATCGACTTAGTCTGGCTGAATTCTGGTGGGGTCCAAGGAATTAATCCAATGGCGCATGCTCCTGCGCTGTTAGAAATGTTAGGTGTCCCTTACATTGGCCATAACCCACTAGCCGTATCAATTCTCGACAATAAGCACGTGTTTAAGAGTATGTGTATGGCTGCATCCTTGCCAACAGCTCGATCTGTGGTGATCGATCCGAGCTCTGAAGGCTGGAATTTCATTTACTCAGAACACTTCGAGTCAGTATTTTATGGGTTCCCAGGACCGTTTGTGATAAAGCCGGTAAGTGGCCGGGCTTCGAAGAACGTGTATTTCGTTGACTCAAAAAGGGAGGTAAAGCATGCGGTGGAGAAGGTTTGGAACGAAACAAACTACCTCTGCCTTGTAGAGGAATATCTCCCTGGAAGGGAATTCGCGATCTCAATTATGGGGTCGCGTGTGCGTCAAGATGGAGAATTCGTAATCCATGATGGACCCTTCGCGTTCTCCGCCGTCCAGCGCGTTTTTGAGCCTCATGAAAAGATCTTCGCTTCGATGGATGAGAAGCCGATTACCGACGACCGCATTCGGTTACTTGATCTCTCTCGCGAGTCGGGGTTAATCCGTGAGATGGAGCATCTGGCTCGCCAAGTCTTTGCATGGTTCACATTAAGTAGCCTGGTCCGACTCGACTTGCGTGAATCAGGTGATGGAGAGCTTCATCTTTTGGAAGCCAATCCAAAACCTGATTTAAAACGCCCGTCCGAGCACTCAGCCAGTATTACTTGCAGAGGATTAGCTCAGCGGAAAATGTCATACGCGGATTTGATAGTGTCAATTCTCGCTGAACGCTTGACAGTGTTAGCAAAGACCGGAAAAAAAGATTCCGCAATCCTTAAGAAACTGATGGTCACTTCGTAA
- a CDS encoding zinc ribbon domain-containing protein, with protein sequence MRVDPKYTSQRCSVCGHTEAGNRPSQELFCTIRKFLRSDHQFLKDCGIFFSGLC encoded by the coding sequence GTGCGGGTAGACCCGAAGTACACCAGCCAACGGTGCAGCGTCTGCGGTCACACAGAAGCAGGAAACAGGCCAAGCCAAGAACTTTTCTGTACAATTCGAAAATTTTTACGAAGTGACCATCAGTTTCTTAAGGATTGCGGAATCTTTTTTTCCGGTCTTTGCTAA
- a CDS encoding transposase: protein MHYSHNPQEIQNLHEKIRRTRKLFAHKTSTYLLRTYGTLAIKDLKLASMTRRPKPKPAEDGSGTFLLNQAAAKGGLNRSMADAGLGQLIRSLKRRAKNAAGILCG, encoded by the coding sequence ATGCACTATTCGCATAATCCCCAAGAGATCCAGAATTTGCACGAGAAGATCCGCCGCACCCGCAAGCTGTTTGCGCATAAGACCAGCACCTATTTGCTGCGGACCTACGGAACACTCGCGATTAAAGACCTGAAATTAGCGAGCATGACCCGCCGTCCTAAGCCCAAACCAGCAGAAGATGGATCTGGCACGTTCCTGCTGAATCAAGCCGCAGCAAAAGGTGGGCTCAATCGCTCAATGGCTGATGCAGGTCTTGGCCAGCTAATACGGAGCTTGAAGAGAAGGGCAAAGAACGCGGCAGGAATATTGTGCGGGTAG